Part of the Vulpes vulpes isolate BD-2025 chromosome 6, VulVul3, whole genome shotgun sequence genome, TGAGTCTTTTGCCTCTACCCATaatctttagaaataatttgTCAATGTCTAAAAactaacttgctgggattttgactgagtttgcattgaatctatagatcaaattggaaaaaaaatgacatattgaCAATATTGTGTCTTTCTGTCCACAAACTTGAAATATCTCTCCATTATCCATGGGCCGAGCGGCTGCGTCTGTTACCGGCCCCTGGAACACCAGGCCTGCTTCCTCCGCCTGATGGAGCCCCGAGATCGCGAGACCCTACAGCTGCTGGTGAACACCTCAAGGGCTCAAGGGTCTCACCGCCCCAGCCATGACACCCACCATGCCCAGGAGCTGCTGGCAGTGCTGGGGAACCACGAGGTGGACCCTGCCCTGGTGGGGGATTCGGTGCGGCACCTTTGCACGAAAACTCCCATTTACTGGGCCCGTCGAGCAGAAGGGCCCCGGAGGCAGCGGCTGATCTACCTGTGCATCGACATCTGCTTCCCCAGCAACATCTGCGTGTCGGTCTGCTTTTATTACCTCCCAGACTAAGTTCCAGCCTGCCCAGCCCCACAGGCCAGCCAGCTGGCCTGCCCCGTCACCGGTCACAGAGGGTGGCTGGCAGCGGGGTCTAATAAATCCTCcacctggcaaaaaaaaaaaaaaaaaaaaaaaaaaaaaaaatttgattttattcatcagaGTTCTGGGGTTTTCTTTATATGGATCTCATATgtattttgtaagatttataCCTAACTACTTTCatttgggggggcggggtgcaaATAGTATTGCTTTATGtttcaaattctacttgttcACTCTTTGTATATAAGACAGGAATTGACTGTCATGACTTAATCTTATATCTCACACaattggtttctttgtttttttttttttttaattttatttatttatttgagaaagagagaaagagcaagtgagagTGCTAgccaggaggggagaggcagagagggagagatagagaattccaggcaggctccatgcttgacATGGGGatctatctcaccaccctgagatcatgacctaagttgaaatcaagagttggacgcttaactaaTGAGCAACCCAAGCACACCACATAAACTTGCTTTAATCACTTATTAGTTACAATTATTTTTGTTGATCCTGTCAGATTTTCTAAGTCCACAATTACATAATTGATGAGCAAGGACTGTTTTATGTCTTTCCTCCCCTGTTTTAGATCTTTTACTATCTTTGACTTATTGCATTAGCAGAGATTTCCAGTATGATTTGAAATAGAGTTACCTTTCAAAAAGTTACCTTACCATCTACCTGATTATAGTGGAAAAGCTTatagtttctcaccattaagtacgACACTCGCTgtaggttacttttttttttttttttgtagataggTTTTCTCAGCAAGAGGAAATATCCCCATTATTACTAGTTTAATGAGAATTTATATCATGAGCAGATATTGAATTTTTTCAAGtgctttctctccatctattGATGGAGTcatgtgatatttcttttttagtctgttgatggaatggattacattaattaatttttaaatgttgaactagccttgcataCCTAGGATATAAACTGCTAGTTTGTGGTGTATAATTTCTTATATGCTTTTTGAATTTGATCTGCTGAcagtttgttgaggatttttgcatctatgttcatgagagatactggtctgtagttttcttttcttataatatatttgtcttgttttggtaTTAGGTtattgctggcctcatagaatgggtTAGGAAGTATTCTTcctgcttctattttctgaaagagattgtgGAGAATTGGTAAAATTTATACCTTAAGTGTTTTGGACAGTTTAACAGTGACCCATTCTGAGCCTGGTACTTTCTTCTTTGGAAGGGTattattgattattattttttttttttaataaatgaaggcCTATTCATACTGTCAGTTTCTTGAGTGAGTTTTGGTAGGTTGTATCTCTAAATGAATTGTTCATTTCATCTAGATTATGCAATTTTTAAGCATAGTgttgttcatagtattccattattttccctttaatttttattggatcTTTAATGATGactcttctttcattcctgatattagtACTTTGTGATCACTCTCTTTTCATAGCTCAGCTAGAAATTTATTGACT contains:
- the LOC140599239 gene encoding BRICHOS domain-containing protein 5-like, with the translated sequence HGPSGCVCYRPLEHQACFLRLMEPRDRETLQLLVNTSRAQGSHRPSHDTHHAQELLAVLGNHEVDPALVGDSVRHLCTKTPIYWARRAEGPRRQRLIYLCIDICFPSNICVSVCFYYLPD